In the genome of Hyphobacterium sp. CCMP332, one region contains:
- a CDS encoding lipoprotein signal peptidase: protein MKYSKYFLISLAIIILDQSVKMLVHFNMDYGSVGQIKVFDDWFKLYYTLNPGMAFGIQLGSSYGKLVLSLFRLLAMGGIAYYLILLIKKSAQRGLLVCIALILGGAIGNVIDSTFYGVILNNAPSDASTPWFHGQVIDMFYLDIWEGFAPDWIPFIGGQYFSLWPIFNIADASIFCGVLAILIFQNKFFKKEEDSDSKEL from the coding sequence ATGAAGTATTCAAAATATTTTTTAATCAGTCTGGCCATAATTATTCTGGATCAGTCGGTAAAAATGCTAGTGCATTTCAATATGGATTACGGTTCAGTGGGCCAGATTAAAGTATTTGATGACTGGTTTAAACTGTATTATACTTTGAATCCCGGAATGGCATTTGGAATTCAACTGGGCTCGTCTTATGGAAAACTGGTATTGAGTTTATTTCGCTTATTAGCGATGGGGGGAATTGCTTATTATTTGATTTTGCTAATTAAAAAATCAGCTCAACGGGGTCTTTTGGTTTGTATAGCATTAATTCTTGGTGGTGCCATCGGAAATGTAATAGACAGTACTTTTTACGGTGTAATATTAAATAATGCCCCTTCAGATGCAAGCACGCCCTGGTTTCACGGACAAGTCATAGATATGTTTTATCTGGATATTTGGGAAGGCTTTGCACCAGACTGGATTCCATTTATCGGTGGACAATATTTCAGTCTATGGCCAATTTTTAATATTGCCGATGCCTCCATTTTTTGTGGAGTCCTTGCCATTTTAATTTTTCAGAATAAATTCTTTAAGAAAGAAGAAGATTCAGATTCGAAAGAATTGTAA
- a CDS encoding CBS domain-containing protein gives MGDLNVRIVSNQKQLNNFTKYLLKDLQALEKMLEDNWFNTSPMHIGAEQEMCLVDENYKPSPKSLEVLNDLNDKTFTTELAKFNLEANIDPLVYEKDCFSVLENNLNTLLKKVSAVAANHHSEVVLTGILPTIRKFDLDLENLTPLDRYFALVKAINKLRGKIYELRIAGIDELNIKHDSAMLEACNTSFQVHLQIAPDDFVRKYNAAQVLMAPVLAIASNSPMLFGKRLWKETRVALFQQSVDTRVTSEHLRDRSPRVTFGNQWLQNSIIELYKEDIVRFKVMLMTDVDEDVFKKIDEGVTPALRALMIHNSTVYRWNRPCYGISPNGKPHLRIENRCLPSGPSVLDEVANSAFWIGLMSVFDHHYPDIPIHMDFDDAKSNFVATARLGMDTQLHWFKDKKYPVSELIQKELLPLAKEGLKKNNINQEDIDRYMDVINERNESRKTGASWMLKSFAKLSKVTSKEELSIGLTASILKNQQEGKPIHTWDLASLEDIVSWQHSTLLAEEFMTTDLFTIIKDDIPEMVTEIMDWQKIRYMPVEDDKGKLIGLISSRMLLRYFSRLNKGELSDGKTVKDLMIANPIHISPETTVIEAMNIMQDKKIGCLPVVKNDKLIGIITEENFLNITSSLLNRLGKGKSVK, from the coding sequence ATGGGAGACTTAAACGTAAGGATAGTTTCAAATCAAAAGCAGCTCAATAATTTTACAAAATATCTCTTAAAGGATCTTCAGGCTTTGGAAAAAATGCTTGAAGACAATTGGTTTAATACCAGCCCGATGCATATTGGTGCAGAACAGGAAATGTGTTTGGTGGATGAAAATTATAAACCTTCTCCCAAGTCTCTTGAAGTGCTGAATGATTTGAATGACAAAACATTTACGACTGAATTGGCAAAATTTAACCTTGAAGCCAATATTGATCCCCTTGTTTATGAAAAGGATTGCTTTTCAGTTTTGGAAAATAATCTCAATACACTTCTGAAAAAAGTAAGCGCAGTTGCGGCCAATCATCACAGTGAAGTAGTGCTTACAGGAATTTTACCGACCATCCGAAAATTTGATCTCGACCTGGAAAACCTTACACCACTGGATCGGTACTTTGCATTGGTAAAAGCCATCAACAAATTGAGAGGGAAAATCTACGAATTGAGAATAGCGGGTATAGATGAACTGAATATAAAACACGATTCTGCAATGCTGGAAGCTTGTAACACGAGTTTTCAGGTACACTTGCAAATTGCTCCCGACGATTTTGTCCGCAAATACAATGCCGCTCAGGTATTGATGGCCCCGGTATTGGCCATTGCGAGCAACAGTCCTATGCTTTTTGGAAAACGCCTTTGGAAAGAAACAAGGGTTGCATTATTTCAGCAATCCGTGGACACCCGGGTGACCAGCGAGCATTTACGCGATAGAAGCCCCAGGGTGACTTTTGGTAATCAATGGCTTCAAAATTCCATTATTGAATTGTATAAGGAGGATATCGTTCGGTTCAAGGTAATGTTGATGACTGATGTTGACGAAGATGTTTTTAAAAAAATTGATGAAGGTGTAACACCGGCACTTCGCGCTCTAATGATTCACAATTCAACGGTTTACAGATGGAACCGACCCTGCTATGGGATTAGCCCGAATGGGAAACCTCACCTAAGAATTGAAAACCGCTGTTTGCCTTCCGGGCCTTCTGTCCTTGATGAAGTCGCAAATTCTGCTTTCTGGATTGGATTGATGTCCGTATTTGATCATCATTATCCTGATATCCCAATTCATATGGATTTTGATGATGCAAAATCAAATTTTGTTGCAACAGCGCGTTTGGGTATGGATACGCAATTGCACTGGTTTAAAGATAAAAAATATCCCGTCAGCGAACTGATTCAAAAAGAACTATTGCCTTTGGCAAAAGAGGGTTTGAAAAAGAATAATATAAATCAAGAGGATATAGATCGCTATATGGATGTGATCAATGAAAGAAATGAAAGCCGAAAAACGGGTGCTAGCTGGATGCTGAAATCATTTGCCAAACTCAGCAAAGTGACATCCAAGGAAGAACTTTCCATTGGTCTCACTGCCAGCATATTAAAGAATCAACAGGAAGGCAAACCAATTCACACCTGGGATCTGGCAAGTCTTGAGGATATAGTGTCTTGGCAACATTCAACATTACTCGCAGAAGAATTCATGACGACGGATTTATTTACTATAATAAAGGACGATATTCCGGAAATGGTCACCGAAATTATGGATTGGCAAAAAATTCGGTACATGCCGGTCGAGGACGATAAGGGAAAATTGATAGGACTTATTTCTTCAAGAATGCTGCTTCGTTACTTTAGCAGATTAAACAAAGGCGAATTGAGCGATGGCAAAACTGTAAAGGATTTGATGATTGCCAATCCGATTCACATAAGTCCAGAAACTACGGTCATTGAAGCAATGAATATAATGCAGGATAAAAAAATTGGCTGTTTGCCGGTGGTCAAAAATGACAAATTGATTGGTATTATAACTGAAGAAAACTTCCTGAACATTACCAGCAGCCTTTTAAACAGGTTAGGAAAGGGGAAATCTGTTAAATAA
- a CDS encoding MMPL family transporter: MWTSLAHIIIKYRYALLASILVVTIFMANQARKIELTYDFAQIVPDDDPDMIYLREFKKTFGEDGTVMAIGLKDESIFEKDKFIKLQYLDKALSQIEGVDKVLSIASILNVSKNTAEKKFEYLPVFTKTPDSQEELDSLLAIAGNIKFYEGQVINSENGALLVIITLEKDYVNSAQRDPLIADIRMAGDQFTDKTGIELHYAGIPYVRSEVSNRVKEEFSFFLYISLAVCATILFLFFRSFTAVLVPMLLIGVIVVWTMGTIVLLGYKLTLLTALLPPIIVVIGIPNSIYLINKYHQEFSKHGIKLLALSRIIRKIGIVTLITNFTTAIGFGVLTSTDIAILTEFGLVASINIMATFVVSIILIPATFALLPEPSAKHLKHLEFRFVGFLLEGFDVIVHKYRPAVYISTLITIVVSVYGLTKIEAISYMVDDLPKNSPIIKDLHFFEQNFAGIMPLEIIVDTNKKRGTTKLNNLQLVDQFDEFIDSIPNVSKSVSMLNVVKAANYAFYNQNPDFYQLPSKRDRAFLYRYLKNTQDSTQIANSFIDSAGQKMRLSYRIEDMGSIRLNELINEKIIPKAKSLFEGTDLEMMVTGTTLIFIKGNSYLIQNLLQSMIIAFVLIAIIMAILFQSVRMILISIIPNTIPLLVTAGIMGYFGIHLKPSTALIFSIAFGISVDDSIHYLAKYRQELLANGNRISKCVSISLLETGSSMMYTSIVLFAGFIIFAFSDFGGTVALGVLTSLTLLVALLINLIILPSLIMSFDKGLKNRDAHPLIEMYDEFYYEHEDEEIDLSQMSVRSNGRKSEEEFFKGEENSDSK, encoded by the coding sequence ATGTGGACTAGTTTAGCACATATAATAATTAAGTACCGATATGCCTTACTGGCATCAATACTTGTTGTAACTATTTTTATGGCCAATCAGGCCAGGAAGATTGAGTTAACTTACGATTTTGCGCAGATCGTTCCCGACGATGATCCCGACATGATCTATTTAAGGGAGTTTAAAAAAACCTTTGGCGAAGATGGTACGGTCATGGCCATCGGATTAAAAGACGAATCCATCTTTGAAAAAGATAAGTTTATTAAACTTCAATATCTTGACAAAGCACTGAGCCAGATTGAAGGTGTCGATAAGGTATTGTCCATCGCTTCTATACTCAATGTGAGTAAAAATACCGCGGAGAAAAAATTTGAATATTTACCTGTTTTTACAAAAACTCCCGACAGTCAAGAGGAACTCGATAGTTTATTGGCGATTGCCGGAAATATTAAGTTTTACGAGGGGCAGGTAATCAACAGTGAAAACGGTGCATTATTAGTTATTATCACCTTAGAAAAAGATTATGTCAATTCAGCACAGCGCGATCCCCTTATTGCCGACATTCGAATGGCAGGTGATCAGTTTACGGATAAAACAGGTATTGAGCTTCACTATGCCGGAATTCCCTATGTAAGATCTGAGGTTTCCAATCGCGTAAAAGAAGAATTTTCATTCTTCCTTTATATTTCCTTAGCCGTTTGCGCGACCATATTATTTCTCTTTTTCAGATCCTTTACCGCAGTGCTTGTGCCCATGTTGTTGATTGGAGTAATTGTAGTCTGGACAATGGGTACGATCGTTTTACTAGGATATAAGCTCACACTTTTAACAGCCCTATTACCCCCCATCATTGTGGTAATTGGTATCCCAAACAGCATTTATCTTATCAATAAATATCACCAGGAATTCAGCAAACACGGGATTAAACTCCTGGCATTGAGCAGGATCATTCGCAAAATTGGAATTGTCACACTGATAACCAATTTTACAACAGCTATAGGCTTTGGTGTACTTACATCTACAGATATTGCCATTCTCACTGAGTTTGGATTGGTAGCTTCCATTAACATTATGGCCACTTTTGTGGTAAGTATTATCCTTATTCCCGCTACTTTCGCCCTATTACCCGAGCCCTCTGCAAAGCATCTTAAACATCTCGAATTTAGATTTGTAGGTTTCTTGCTCGAAGGATTTGATGTGATTGTACATAAATATCGTCCGGCGGTTTACATCAGCACATTGATCACCATTGTTGTATCCGTTTACGGACTTACCAAAATTGAAGCCATCTCATATATGGTGGATGATTTGCCTAAAAACTCGCCTATAATTAAGGACCTCCATTTTTTCGAGCAGAATTTTGCAGGAATAATGCCTTTGGAAATCATTGTTGATACCAATAAAAAAAGGGGAACGACTAAACTCAATAATCTGCAACTTGTAGATCAGTTTGATGAATTTATAGATTCCATTCCGAATGTTTCCAAATCGGTATCCATGTTAAATGTGGTAAAAGCAGCCAACTATGCATTCTACAATCAAAATCCTGACTTTTACCAGCTCCCTTCCAAAAGAGACCGCGCATTTCTCTACAGATATTTAAAAAATACCCAAGACAGCACTCAAATTGCCAATAGTTTTATTGATTCGGCGGGTCAAAAAATGCGACTATCCTACAGGATAGAAGACATGGGTTCTATTCGATTGAATGAACTTATAAATGAAAAAATTATTCCTAAGGCCAAATCATTATTTGAAGGAACGGATCTCGAAATGATGGTTACCGGCACCACCTTGATTTTTATCAAAGGCAACAGTTACCTGATTCAGAATCTTCTTCAAAGTATGATCATTGCCTTTGTATTGATCGCCATCATTATGGCCATTCTTTTTCAATCGGTCAGAATGATTCTTATCAGTATTATTCCAAATACAATACCACTCTTGGTCACAGCGGGTATCATGGGCTATTTTGGCATTCATCTAAAACCAAGTACCGCATTAATATTTAGCATTGCATTTGGTATTTCGGTGGATGATTCGATTCACTATTTAGCCAAATACCGACAGGAATTACTGGCCAATGGCAATCGAATTTCAAAATGTGTTTCTATTAGTCTTCTCGAAACCGGATCGAGCATGATGTACACCTCAATCGTCCTTTTTGCAGGATTTATCATTTTTGCATTTTCTGATTTTGGCGGAACCGTGGCGCTTGGAGTTCTTACTTCGCTTACGCTGTTAGTGGCTTTACTTATCAATTTAATCATTTTGCCTTCTCTGATAATGTCTTTTGATAAAGGCCTGAAAAACAGAGATGCACATCCGCTCATTGAGATGTATGATGAGTTTTACTATGAGCATGAAGATGAGGAGATCGATTTAAGTCAAATGTCTGTAAGAAGCAATGGCAGAAAGTCTGAAGAAGAGTTTTTTAAAGGAGAAGAGAATAGCGATAGTAAATAA
- a CDS encoding histidine kinase — protein MNTRRDASALSWLGLAVIVAILGAVAFLGYFSKVESLLITIIFWIINVVFFIWAGNRFISKWLDKKLPWDVFVSRRFFIQLLSSGIYSLLVVNLTFYFFRTLFTSSAPDFSQMAVMNIYGLLFVLPAISIHFGIYFMTQWKKTKLKSEQLEKENIRTQLEVLKSHIDPHFLFNNLNILSSLIDEDKDTARKFLDNFAEVYRYVLKNKQVELVSLEEELEFLNSYVYLLKNRFGERLIFQNDIIINTENLMIPPLALQIVVENVIKHNKIDGEMPLTIEMFTENEKLVVKNNLQKKNQTVNSSKSGLKNIKKRFEFLSDKEVDVLNIESHFIVKLPLLEVEK, from the coding sequence ATGAACACAAGGAGAGATGCAAGTGCTCTTTCCTGGCTAGGTCTGGCCGTGATCGTAGCGATTTTAGGAGCAGTCGCCTTTCTTGGTTATTTTTCCAAAGTGGAATCGCTTTTAATCACAATTATATTTTGGATAATAAACGTCGTATTCTTCATTTGGGCAGGGAATCGTTTTATTTCGAAGTGGCTGGATAAAAAATTGCCCTGGGATGTTTTTGTTTCCAGACGTTTTTTTATTCAACTGCTTTCTAGTGGAATTTACAGTTTGCTGGTTGTAAATCTAACTTTCTACTTTTTCAGGACTTTGTTCACCAGTTCAGCTCCGGATTTTTCTCAAATGGCCGTGATGAACATTTACGGTCTGCTCTTTGTGTTGCCAGCCATATCCATACATTTTGGGATATACTTTATGACCCAATGGAAAAAGACAAAATTAAAATCTGAACAACTGGAAAAGGAAAATATCAGAACCCAGCTGGAGGTATTAAAAAGTCATATTGACCCACATTTCCTTTTCAATAATTTAAACATTTTATCATCGCTGATAGATGAAGACAAGGATACTGCCAGAAAATTTCTGGATAATTTTGCCGAAGTATATCGCTATGTATTAAAAAACAAGCAAGTAGAATTAGTCAGTCTTGAAGAGGAGCTTGAATTTCTCAACAGCTATGTCTATTTACTTAAGAATCGATTTGGTGAACGCCTGATTTTTCAAAATGATATAATCATTAATACAGAAAATCTTATGATCCCTCCTTTGGCACTGCAAATTGTGGTTGAAAATGTCATTAAACACAATAAGATAGATGGCGAAATGCCTTTAACAATCGAGATGTTTACTGAAAATGAAAAACTGGTCGTTAAAAATAATCTTCAAAAGAAAAATCAAACCGTAAACTCTTCAAAATCCGGATTAAAGAATATAAAAAAGCGATTTGAGTTCCTTTCGGATAAAGAAGTAGATGTATTGAATATAGAATCACATTTTATTGTAAAATTGCCTTTGCTTGAAGTTGAAAAATGA
- a CDS encoding isoleucine--tRNA ligase gives MARKYTEYKQLSFPEIEKNILKFWKENNIFERSVSEREGKKSFTFYEGPPSANGTPGIHHVMARTVKDIFCRFKTLQGYQVKRKGGWDTHGLPVELQVEKELGITKEDIGKKISVEDYNQRCREAVMKFKGEWEELTEKMGYWVDMDDPYITFENNYIESLWNLLKKLFDKGLLYKGYTIQPFSPKAGTGLSSHELNQPGTYRQVKDTSIVAQFKLKRSEKSEFIFDSNDEEVFLLAWTTTPWTLPSNCALAVGKNIKYVKVKTFNPYTFKPTSVILGADLVNKFFQAKGAEVSLEDYDEGDKIIPWKIAGEFKGSEISELKYEQLMPYVTNEDLERNAFRVIIGDFVSTEEGTGIVHTASVFGADDYRVAQQNNVPAVMVKDENGHDIPLVDKQGRFVKEVSDFAGRYVKQEYEDEGVAENPEYKSTDVLIAIKLKEENKAFKVEKYEHSYPHCWRTDKPILYYPLDSWFIKTTAFKDRLVELNNSINWKPAATGKGRFGNWLENLVDWNLSRSRFWGTPLPIWRSEDKSEAICIGSKEELKNEVSKSVKAGFMDSELDENFDFHRPFVDKIVLVSPSGQKMYRESDLIDVWFDSGAMPYAQWHYPFENEDVFKANYPADFIAEGVDQTRGWFFTLHAIAVMLFDSVAFKNVIANGLVLDKDGNKMSKRLGNAVDPFDAINTYGADCNRWYMISNAPPWENLKFDIEGVKEVQRRFFGTLHNTYNFFALYANIDGFNYKSDPVAFNKLPESDRWILSRLHSLIGNVKKAYEDYDPTRAARLIQDFTIDDLSNWYVRLNRKRFWVGEFTNDKKAAYETLYNCLEVILKLSSPVIPFISEHYYRELNVVSNKEKFDSIHLSEFPEANSMVIDLDLEKRIDYAQRISSLVHSLRKKERIKVRQPLSKIMIPVLDKKAKEQIQQISEMIKNEVNVKEVELLLDDHSIITKTAKANFRELGQKFGPKLKTIVPHIQKMDQNAISEYEQYGVFSIDVDGEHIQLEQGDILIETRDVPGWSVANDSGLTVALDIAITDELKSEGFARDIVNRIQNMRKDSGLEVQDKIVVEISSKDEFVINSVNNFNQYISRETQAMKLDVLDKDPADSDSIEIDEISIGLKIEKTSLSISQ, from the coding sequence ATGGCTCGTAAATACACAGAGTATAAACAGCTTAGCTTTCCGGAAATAGAAAAAAACATTCTAAAATTCTGGAAGGAGAATAACATTTTTGAACGCTCCGTCTCAGAGCGAGAAGGCAAGAAATCCTTTACATTTTATGAGGGCCCGCCCTCTGCAAATGGAACCCCGGGAATTCACCATGTTATGGCCCGCACGGTCAAAGACATCTTTTGTCGCTTTAAGACCTTACAAGGCTATCAGGTAAAAAGAAAAGGCGGATGGGATACTCATGGCCTACCTGTTGAGTTACAGGTTGAAAAAGAGCTCGGCATTACAAAAGAAGATATCGGTAAGAAAATAAGCGTTGAGGATTACAATCAGCGTTGCCGTGAAGCGGTAATGAAATTTAAAGGTGAATGGGAAGAGCTCACGGAAAAAATGGGCTACTGGGTTGATATGGACGACCCTTACATAACTTTTGAAAACAACTACATCGAAAGTCTTTGGAATTTACTTAAAAAACTATTTGACAAAGGTCTTTTGTACAAAGGCTATACCATACAGCCTTTTTCTCCAAAAGCGGGAACCGGATTAAGTTCTCATGAATTAAATCAGCCCGGTACATACAGACAGGTCAAGGACACCTCTATAGTTGCCCAATTTAAATTAAAACGCAGCGAAAAATCAGAATTTATTTTTGATTCGAATGACGAAGAAGTATTCTTATTAGCATGGACCACCACCCCATGGACACTCCCTTCCAACTGTGCGCTTGCCGTCGGGAAAAATATTAAATACGTCAAAGTAAAAACCTTTAACCCTTATACTTTTAAACCCACTTCAGTAATTCTGGGAGCTGATTTGGTTAATAAGTTTTTTCAGGCAAAAGGTGCTGAAGTTTCGCTTGAAGACTACGATGAGGGCGATAAAATAATCCCATGGAAAATTGCAGGAGAATTCAAAGGTTCAGAGATTTCAGAACTGAAGTATGAGCAATTAATGCCATATGTGACTAATGAAGATTTAGAGAGAAATGCATTCCGTGTAATTATCGGTGATTTTGTTTCTACGGAAGAAGGTACGGGTATTGTTCATACGGCTTCTGTTTTTGGTGCCGATGACTACCGTGTAGCCCAGCAAAATAATGTTCCTGCCGTGATGGTAAAAGATGAAAACGGGCATGACATTCCATTAGTGGATAAGCAAGGTCGATTTGTAAAAGAAGTATCGGACTTTGCAGGTCGCTATGTAAAACAGGAGTACGAAGATGAAGGCGTGGCTGAAAATCCCGAGTATAAATCCACCGATGTACTGATTGCGATTAAACTCAAAGAAGAAAATAAAGCCTTTAAGGTAGAAAAATACGAACACAGCTATCCTCATTGCTGGAGGACAGATAAGCCGATTTTGTACTATCCGCTGGATTCATGGTTTATTAAGACCACGGCTTTTAAAGATCGACTTGTAGAATTAAATAACAGTATTAATTGGAAGCCTGCTGCAACTGGTAAGGGAAGATTTGGTAATTGGCTTGAAAATCTTGTTGACTGGAATTTAAGCCGATCCAGATTTTGGGGAACACCACTCCCTATTTGGAGAAGTGAAGATAAATCCGAGGCCATATGCATTGGTTCGAAGGAGGAACTGAAGAATGAAGTTTCTAAATCGGTAAAAGCCGGTTTTATGGATAGTGAACTGGATGAAAATTTTGATTTTCACCGCCCTTTTGTAGACAAAATTGTCCTGGTCAGCCCCAGCGGCCAAAAAATGTATCGCGAATCCGATCTAATTGATGTTTGGTTTGATTCGGGAGCAATGCCATATGCCCAATGGCATTATCCATTTGAAAATGAAGATGTATTTAAAGCCAATTATCCGGCAGATTTTATAGCTGAGGGTGTAGATCAAACGCGTGGTTGGTTTTTTACCCTGCATGCCATCGCGGTAATGCTTTTTGACTCGGTTGCATTTAAAAATGTTATCGCCAATGGCCTGGTTCTGGATAAAGACGGAAATAAGATGTCTAAACGCCTCGGCAATGCAGTGGACCCATTCGATGCAATCAATACCTATGGTGCAGATTGTAACCGTTGGTATATGATCAGCAATGCTCCGCCATGGGAAAATTTAAAATTTGATATTGAAGGCGTTAAAGAAGTTCAGCGAAGATTTTTTGGGACACTTCACAATACTTATAATTTCTTTGCCTTATATGCCAATATTGATGGCTTTAATTATAAATCCGATCCTGTTGCTTTCAATAAACTGCCTGAAAGCGATCGATGGATTCTCTCCAGATTGCATTCATTGATTGGTAATGTGAAAAAAGCCTATGAAGATTACGATCCGACACGCGCTGCAAGACTAATTCAGGATTTTACGATAGACGATTTGAGTAATTGGTATGTGCGTTTAAATCGAAAACGATTTTGGGTAGGAGAGTTTACGAATGACAAAAAAGCGGCCTATGAAACGCTTTATAATTGTCTTGAAGTCATTTTGAAATTGTCTTCACCGGTTATCCCATTTATATCGGAGCATTATTACAGAGAGCTCAATGTCGTTAGTAATAAAGAAAAATTTGATTCCATTCATCTCTCTGAGTTTCCGGAAGCCAACAGTATGGTGATAGATTTGGATTTGGAAAAGAGAATAGATTATGCCCAAAGAATTTCATCGCTTGTTCATTCTTTGAGAAAAAAGGAAAGAATAAAAGTCAGACAGCCTCTATCTAAAATTATGATTCCTGTTCTTGACAAAAAAGCAAAGGAACAAATTCAGCAGATATCAGAAATGATCAAGAATGAAGTCAATGTCAAAGAGGTAGAATTGTTGCTCGATGATCATTCCATAATCACCAAAACAGCAAAAGCAAATTTCAGAGAGCTTGGACAAAAGTTCGGCCCAAAACTGAAAACAATTGTTCCCCATATCCAAAAAATGGATCAGAATGCCATTTCTGAATACGAACAATACGGCGTTTTTTCAATCGATGTTGATGGAGAACATATACAGCTTGAACAAGGTGATATCCTTATCGAGACCCGCGATGTGCCCGGTTGGTCGGTCGCCAACGACAGCGGTTTGACCGTTGCTTTGGACATTGCCATTACCGATGAATTAAAAAGTGAGGGATTTGCCCGGGACATAGTTAATCGAATTCAAAATATGAGGAAAGACTCCGGATTGGAGGTTCAGGACAAAATTGTCGTGGAAATATCCTCAAAAGACGAATTTGTTATTAATTCGGTAAACAATTTTAACCAATATATCTCCAGGGAAACACAGGCCATGAAGCTGGATGTTCTGGATAAAGATCCTGCTGATTCTGATTCAATTGAAATTGATGAAATATCAATAGGGCTTAAAATCGAAAAAACCAGTCTAAGTATTAGTCAATGA
- a CDS encoding response regulator transcription factor → MKVLIIEDEELAAKKLSKMLREIDDSIEIMELLSSVKEASSWFDKNDSPDLIFTDIQLGDGLSFDIFENQELKCPVIFTTAFDQYAIKAFEVNSIDYLLKPVQKEKIRASLEKYEAKKRAWNQEESTLDVKSLLEAISEAKNNYKSRFLVKLGNKIHAVKTEEIAYFYSDNKLTFLVNKEGNKYPMDISLDEILQQLNPELFFRINRKYIIHLDAASEIKPYFKGRLKISLKPGIDDEIVISADKTPAFKAWLDH, encoded by the coding sequence ATGAAGGTATTAATCATTGAAGATGAGGAACTAGCGGCAAAAAAATTGAGCAAAATGCTCAGAGAAATTGATGATTCGATTGAGATAATGGAATTATTGAGTTCTGTAAAAGAAGCCTCTTCCTGGTTTGATAAAAACGATTCTCCCGATCTGATATTTACGGATATTCAATTAGGCGACGGATTGAGTTTTGATATTTTCGAGAATCAGGAATTAAAATGTCCTGTAATTTTTACCACCGCCTTTGATCAGTACGCCATTAAAGCCTTTGAGGTTAACAGTATTGATTATCTGCTTAAGCCTGTACAAAAAGAAAAAATAAGAGCTAGTCTGGAGAAATACGAAGCGAAAAAAAGAGCCTGGAATCAGGAAGAAAGTACGCTGGATGTAAAATCGCTATTAGAAGCCATTAGCGAAGCAAAAAATAATTATAAATCACGGTTTTTGGTAAAACTGGGAAATAAAATTCACGCTGTTAAAACGGAAGAAATAGCCTATTTCTATTCTGATAACAAGCTGACATTTCTGGTAAACAAAGAGGGAAATAAGTATCCTATGGATATATCACTGGATGAGATTTTGCAACAGCTCAATCCCGAATTATTCTTTAGGATTAACAGAAAATATATAATACATCTGGATGCAGCATCAGAAATCAAACCCTATTTCAAAGGGAGATTAAAAATTAGCTTAAAACCCGGTATTGATGATGAAATTGTGATCAGTGCTGATAAAACGCCGGCCTTTAAAGCCTGGCTTGATCATTAA